Proteins from a genomic interval of Burkholderia cepacia GG4:
- a CDS encoding lytic transglycosylase domain-containing protein yields the protein MNRRFASIALIAAGVWFACGNARADCFDEAARYQKVNPLILRAIAWQESRNRPDAQNKNTNGSVDYGLMQINSIHLPALSRYGIGRDTLMEPCKNVYIAAWHLRQKMNRYGNTWQAVGAYHSETPSLRDKYARQIAGILTQWKLLPPTP from the coding sequence ATGAACAGACGGTTCGCATCGATCGCGTTGATCGCCGCCGGCGTGTGGTTCGCCTGCGGAAACGCTCGCGCGGATTGTTTCGACGAGGCCGCCCGCTACCAGAAGGTCAATCCGCTGATCCTGCGTGCGATCGCCTGGCAGGAATCGCGCAACCGGCCCGACGCGCAGAACAAGAACACGAACGGCTCGGTCGACTACGGCCTGATGCAGATCAATTCGATTCACCTGCCGGCGCTGTCGCGCTACGGCATCGGCCGCGACACGCTGATGGAACCGTGCAAGAACGTCTACATCGCCGCGTGGCATCTGCGCCAGAAGATGAATCGCTACGGCAACACCTGGCAGGCCGTCGGCGCCTATCATTCTGAAACGCCGTCGCTGCGCGACAAGTATGCGCGGCAGATCGCCGGCATCCTGACGCAGTGGAAGCTGCTGCCGCCCACGCCGTGA
- the gspF gene encoding type II secretion system inner membrane protein GspF: MPAFRFEAIDSAGRPQKGVIDADSARGARGQLRTQGLTPLVVEPAASATRGARSQRLAFGRKLTQREQAILTRQLASLLIAGLPLDEALGVLTEQAERDYIRELMAAIRAEVLGGHSLANALGEHPRDFPEIYRALVAAGEHTGKLGIVLSRLADYIEQSNALKQKILLAFTYPGIVTLIAFGIVTFLLSYVVPQVVNVFASTKQQLPLLTIVMMALSDFVRHWWWAILIAVALVVWFVKATLSRDGPRLAFDRWVLTAPLAGKLVRGYNTVRFASTLGILTAAGVPILRALQAAGETLSNRAMRANIDDAIVRVREGSALSRALNNVKTFPPVLVHLIRSGEATGDVTTMLDRAAEGEARELERRTMFLTSLLEPLLILAMGGIVLVIVLAVMLPIIELNNMVQ, from the coding sequence ATGCCGGCATTCCGTTTCGAAGCAATCGATTCGGCGGGGCGCCCGCAGAAAGGCGTGATCGATGCCGACAGCGCGCGTGGCGCGCGCGGCCAGCTGCGCACGCAGGGGCTCACGCCGCTCGTCGTCGAGCCGGCCGCCAGCGCGACGCGCGGCGCGCGTTCGCAGCGGCTCGCGTTTGGCCGCAAGCTGACGCAGCGCGAACAGGCGATCCTCACGCGCCAGCTCGCGAGCCTGCTGATTGCGGGGCTGCCGCTCGACGAAGCGCTCGGCGTGCTGACCGAGCAGGCCGAGCGCGACTATATCCGCGAACTGATGGCCGCGATCCGCGCCGAGGTGCTCGGCGGCCATTCGCTTGCGAATGCGCTGGGCGAGCATCCGCGCGACTTCCCGGAAATCTATCGCGCGCTGGTCGCGGCGGGCGAGCACACCGGCAAGCTCGGCATCGTGCTGTCGCGGCTCGCCGACTACATCGAACAGAGCAACGCGCTGAAGCAGAAGATCCTGCTGGCGTTCACGTATCCGGGAATCGTCACGCTGATCGCATTCGGCATCGTCACGTTCCTGCTGAGCTACGTCGTGCCGCAGGTCGTCAACGTGTTCGCGAGCACGAAGCAGCAGCTGCCGCTGCTGACGATCGTGATGATGGCGCTGTCCGATTTCGTGCGGCACTGGTGGTGGGCGATCCTGATCGCGGTCGCGCTCGTCGTGTGGTTCGTGAAGGCGACGCTGTCGCGCGACGGGCCGCGGCTCGCGTTCGACCGCTGGGTGCTGACCGCGCCGCTCGCGGGCAAGCTCGTGCGCGGCTACAACACGGTGCGCTTCGCGAGCACGCTCGGCATCCTCACCGCGGCCGGCGTGCCGATCCTGCGCGCATTGCAGGCGGCCGGCGAGACGCTGTCGAACCGCGCGATGCGCGCGAACATCGACGATGCGATCGTGCGCGTGCGCGAAGGCTCGGCGCTGTCGCGCGCGCTGAACAACGTGAAGACGTTTCCGCCGGTGCTCGTGCACCTGATCCGCTCCGGCGAAGCGACGGGCGACGTGACGACGATGCTCGACCGTGCGGCGGAAGGCGAGGCGCGCGAACTCGAGCGGCGCACGATGTTCCTGACGAGCCTGCTCGAGCCGCTGCTGATCCTGGCGATGGGCGGGATCGTGCTCGTGATCGTGCTGGCCGTGATGCTGCCGATCATCGAGCTGAACAACATGGTGCAGTGA
- the gspE gene encoding type II secretion system ATPase GspE produces the protein MSNVLASSAQDGAPGERQPPSPLAARLLPYGFAKSGQVLIAHQLDDALEVWVSERTNDAALAEIARNFGSISVHRVPADELAQAINQAYARQDGSAAQIVGEVEGEVDLSRLMQDIPEVEDLLESEDDAPIIRMINALLTQAAREQASDIHIEPFENASVVRFRVDGTLRDVVRPKKALHGALISRIKIMAQLDIAEKRLPQDGRITLRVGGRPVDVRVSTLPTGHGERAVLRLLEKDAQRLNLEALGMGRDTLGQFDKLIGRPHGIVLVTGPTGSGKTTTLYASMSRLETATTNIMTVEDPIEYDLSGIGQTQVNERIGMTFARALRSILRQDPDVIMIGEIRDLETAQIAVQASLTGHLVLATLHTNDAASAVTRLTDMGVEPYLLASSLLGVLAQRLVRQLCPVCKEERHEEGRTVWHPVGCAKCGHSGYAGRRGVYELLVIDDSIRTLIHRNAADAEILAAGRAEGMRTLRDDAERWLAAGATSLEEVLRVTGGA, from the coding sequence GTGAGCAACGTGCTCGCGTCCTCTGCCCAAGACGGCGCGCCGGGCGAACGGCAGCCGCCGTCGCCGCTTGCCGCGCGCCTGTTGCCGTACGGCTTCGCGAAGAGCGGCCAGGTGCTGATCGCGCACCAGCTCGACGACGCGCTCGAGGTGTGGGTCAGCGAGCGCACGAACGATGCGGCGCTCGCCGAAATCGCGCGCAACTTCGGTTCGATTTCCGTGCATCGCGTGCCGGCCGACGAGCTCGCGCAGGCGATCAACCAGGCCTACGCGCGCCAGGACGGCAGCGCGGCGCAGATCGTCGGCGAGGTCGAAGGCGAAGTCGACCTGTCGCGACTGATGCAGGACATCCCCGAAGTCGAAGATCTGCTCGAGTCGGAAGACGACGCGCCGATCATCCGGATGATCAACGCGCTGCTCACTCAAGCGGCGCGCGAACAGGCATCGGACATTCACATCGAGCCGTTCGAGAATGCGTCGGTCGTGCGGTTTCGCGTCGACGGCACGCTGCGCGACGTCGTGCGCCCGAAGAAGGCGCTGCACGGCGCGCTGATCTCGCGGATCAAGATCATGGCGCAACTCGACATCGCCGAGAAACGCCTGCCGCAGGACGGCCGCATCACGCTGCGTGTCGGCGGCCGGCCGGTCGACGTGCGGGTGTCGACGCTGCCGACCGGGCACGGCGAGCGGGCGGTGCTGCGTCTCCTGGAAAAGGATGCGCAGCGCCTGAACCTCGAAGCGCTCGGGATGGGCCGCGACACGCTTGGCCAGTTCGACAAGCTGATCGGCCGCCCGCACGGGATCGTGCTGGTGACGGGCCCGACCGGCTCGGGCAAGACGACGACGCTGTACGCGTCGATGTCGCGGCTCGAGACGGCGACGACCAACATCATGACCGTCGAGGACCCGATCGAATACGACCTGTCCGGCATCGGCCAGACGCAGGTGAACGAGCGGATCGGGATGACCTTTGCCCGTGCGCTGCGTTCGATCCTGCGCCAGGACCCGGACGTGATCATGATCGGCGAAATCCGCGATCTCGAAACCGCGCAGATCGCGGTGCAGGCGTCGCTGACGGGCCACCTCGTGCTCGCGACGCTGCACACCAACGATGCGGCATCGGCGGTCACGCGTCTGACCGACATGGGCGTCGAGCCGTACCTGCTCGCGTCGTCGCTGCTCGGCGTGCTCGCGCAGCGCCTGGTGCGCCAGTTGTGCCCGGTCTGCAAGGAAGAGCGGCACGAGGAAGGTCGCACCGTCTGGCATCCGGTCGGCTGCGCCAAGTGCGGCCATTCGGGTTATGCGGGCCGGCGCGGCGTATACGAACTGCTGGTGATCGACGACTCGATCCGCACGCTGATCCACCGCAACGCGGCCGATGCGGAGATTCTCGCCGCGGGCCGCGCGGAAGGGATGCGCACACTGCGCGACGACGCCGAGCGCTGGCTCGCGGCCGGGGCGACGTCGCTCGAGGAAGTGCTGCGCGTGACGGGAGGCGCGTAG
- the gspD gene encoding type II secretion system secretin GspD → MTRNRFVMRRVATTLIVAGIIVSQAAYAQVTLNFVNADIDQVAKAIGAATGKTIIVDPRVKGQLNLVAERPVPEDQALKTLQSALRMQGFALVQDHGVLKVVPEADAKLQGVPTYVGNAPQARGDQVITQVFELHNESANNLLPVLRPLISPNNTVTAYPANNTIVVTDYADNVRRIAQIISGVDSAAGAQVQVVPLRNANAIDLAAQLQKMLDPGAIGNSDATLKVSVTADPRTNSLMLRASSASRLAAAKRLVQQLDAPSAVPGNMHVVPLRNADAVKLAKTLRGMLGKSSGDSGSSASSNDANSFNQSGGSSSSGNFSTGTSGTPPLPSGGLGGSSSSSYGSGASGSGGLGTAGLLGGDKDKSDDNQPGGMIQADAATNSLIITASDPVYRNLRSVIDQLDARRAQVYIEALIVELNSTTQGNLGIQWQVASGQFLGGTNLAATAGNVAGNSIINLTTGGTAATTGLAANLANLNQGLNIGWLHNMFGVQGLGALLQYFAGVSDANVLSTPNLITLDNEEAKIVVGQNVPIATGSYSNLTSGTTSNAFNTYDRRDVGLTLHVKPQITDGGILKLQLYTEDSAVVSGTTSAQTGPTFTKRSIQSTILADNGEIIVLGGLMQDNYQVSNSKVPLLGDIPWIGQLFRSESKQRQKTNLMVFLRPVIISDRSTAQEVTANRYDYIQGVTGAYKSDNNVIRDKDDPVVPPMPLGPSQGGTPAGNLFDLDKMRRQQLQRQVAPAPAPAQVQPQSVPQQTIPQQPLTATPGASQ, encoded by the coding sequence ATGACAAGAAATCGCTTCGTTATGCGGCGCGTTGCCACGACCCTGATCGTCGCCGGCATCATCGTCTCGCAGGCCGCCTACGCTCAGGTCACGCTCAATTTCGTGAATGCGGATATCGACCAGGTCGCCAAGGCGATCGGCGCCGCAACCGGCAAGACCATCATCGTCGACCCCCGGGTGAAGGGGCAGCTCAATCTCGTCGCTGAACGGCCGGTGCCGGAAGACCAGGCGCTGAAGACGCTGCAGTCGGCACTGCGCATGCAGGGCTTCGCGCTGGTCCAGGATCACGGAGTGCTGAAGGTCGTGCCCGAGGCCGATGCGAAGCTGCAGGGCGTGCCGACCTACGTCGGCAATGCGCCGCAGGCGCGCGGCGACCAGGTCATCACGCAGGTGTTCGAGCTGCACAACGAATCGGCGAACAACCTGCTGCCGGTGCTGCGGCCGCTGATCTCGCCGAACAACACGGTCACCGCCTACCCGGCGAACAACACGATCGTCGTCACCGACTACGCGGACAACGTGCGCCGCATCGCGCAGATCATCTCGGGCGTCGACAGCGCCGCGGGCGCGCAGGTGCAGGTCGTGCCGCTGCGCAACGCGAACGCGATCGACCTTGCCGCGCAACTGCAGAAGATGCTCGACCCCGGCGCGATCGGCAACAGCGATGCGACGCTGAAGGTGTCGGTCACGGCCGACCCGCGCACCAACTCGCTGATGCTGCGCGCCTCGAGCGCCTCGCGCCTCGCGGCGGCGAAGCGCCTCGTGCAGCAGCTCGACGCGCCGAGCGCGGTGCCCGGCAACATGCACGTGGTGCCGCTGCGCAACGCGGATGCGGTGAAGCTCGCGAAGACGCTGCGCGGGATGCTCGGCAAGAGCAGCGGCGACAGCGGCTCGTCCGCGTCGTCCAACGATGCGAACAGCTTCAACCAGAGCGGCGGCTCGTCGTCGAGCGGCAACTTCTCGACCGGCACGTCCGGCACCCCGCCGCTGCCGTCCGGCGGCCTCGGCGGTTCGTCTTCGTCGTCCTACGGCAGCGGCGCGTCGGGTAGCGGCGGCCTCGGCACCGCCGGCTTGCTCGGCGGCGACAAGGACAAGAGCGACGACAACCAGCCCGGCGGGATGATCCAGGCCGATGCGGCGACCAACTCGCTGATCATCACCGCGTCCGATCCGGTCTACCGGAACCTGCGCTCGGTGATCGACCAGCTCGACGCGCGGCGTGCGCAGGTCTATATCGAAGCACTGATCGTCGAGCTGAACTCGACGACGCAGGGCAACCTCGGCATCCAGTGGCAGGTGGCGAGCGGCCAGTTCCTCGGCGGCACCAACCTGGCGGCCACGGCCGGCAACGTCGCGGGCAACAGCATCATCAACCTGACGACCGGCGGCACGGCGGCCACCACCGGGCTGGCCGCCAATCTCGCGAACCTCAACCAGGGCCTCAACATCGGCTGGCTGCACAACATGTTCGGCGTGCAGGGGCTCGGCGCGCTGCTGCAGTATTTCGCGGGCGTGAGCGACGCGAACGTGCTGTCGACACCGAACCTGATCACGCTCGACAACGAGGAAGCGAAGATCGTCGTCGGCCAGAACGTGCCGATCGCGACCGGTTCGTATTCGAACCTGACGAGCGGCACGACGAGCAATGCATTCAATACCTACGACCGTCGCGACGTCGGCCTGACGCTGCACGTGAAGCCGCAGATCACCGACGGCGGGATCCTGAAGCTGCAGCTGTACACGGAGGATTCGGCGGTCGTCAGCGGGACCACGAGCGCGCAGACCGGCCCGACCTTCACGAAGCGCTCGATCCAGTCGACGATCCTCGCGGACAACGGCGAGATCATCGTGCTCGGCGGCTTGATGCAGGACAACTACCAGGTGTCGAACAGCAAGGTGCCGCTGCTCGGCGACATCCCGTGGATCGGCCAGTTGTTCCGTTCGGAATCGAAGCAGCGCCAGAAGACCAACCTGATGGTGTTCCTGCGTCCGGTGATCATCTCCGATCGCAGTACCGCGCAGGAAGTCACGGCGAACCGCTACGACTACATCCAGGGCGTGACGGGCGCGTACAAGTCGGATAACAACGTGATCCGCGACAAGGACGATCCGGTCGTCCCGCCGATGCCGCTCGGCCCGAGCCAGGGCGGTACGCCTGCCGGGAACCTGTTCGATCTCGACAAGATGCGTCGCCAGCAGCTGCAGCGTCAGGTTGCGCCCGCGCCCGCACCGGCCCAGGTGCAGCCGCAGAGCGTGCCGCAGCAGACCATCCCGCAACAACCGCTGACCGCCACGCCGGGAGCCTCGCAGTGA